The following is a genomic window from Staphylococcus saccharolyticus.
ATTAACGCTCCTATAACACTAGAAACAATAAACATTAAAGGCTTAATAAAGAAATTTTGTAGATCCATAAACCATGCTAATGGAATACACATTAAGCTACCTATAACACCCGTTCCCAGTACCTCTCCTACAGATGCCATAAAGATATGTTTCCTATACATATAGAATAAGCTTGACAGAAGCACACCAATCATACTACCAGGAAATGCAAATGCACTACCTGTCCCAAATGAGATTCGTAATATTGAAGAAATAAATGCCTGAGCTAGTCCATACCACGGTCCAACAAAGACAGCAGAAAGTACATTAATAAAATGTTGAACAGGTGCCGCTTTAATTGGACCTAAAGGTATCACAACGATACTACTTAATATTACATTAATTGCAATTAAGAACGCGGTAATCGTCCATTTCCTTAATTTCATGACATTTACTCCTCATTAAAAAACTTATTCATTATAATTTTTACGATGATACTCATTTAATCTATCTTCCATCGTTTTAATCATCATTTGTAATAATTCATTCGCATCGTATTGAACTGCGCGAAATTCTTCAACAATTGGTAGCTCATTAATTTCTCCCTCTAAATGTTTGATATCATTCTCAGATTGTTGAAATGCAACTTCTTTACCATAATTTTGGAAGTTAACAGATTGTTTTTGTTGCGCTTTAAGATGATTCATTTTACTTTCAATCATTTTATTTTTATGGATTTGTTGTTCTACCTTTTGATAATCTTTTACAACCTCTAACTCACCTATCCGTTGCGCAAGGACATCTGTTTGGTTTAGGATTTGTTTTTTATTATACATGTTAATTGCTCACCATAGCGTGTTGATGCTCTTGAACAAATGTTCCGTTGAGAGAATACTGTTTTGCTTCATCTATCTTAACATCTACAAGTTTACCTACCATTTCTTTTGGTCCTTTGAAGTTAACAAGTT
Proteins encoded in this region:
- the thiW gene encoding energy coupling factor transporter S component ThiW; translation: MKLRKWTITAFLIAINVILSSIVVIPLGPIKAAPVQHFINVLSAVFVGPWYGLAQAFISSILRISFGTGSAFAFPGSMIGVLLSSLFYMYRKHIFMASVGEVLGTGVIGSLMCIPLAWFMDLQNFFIKPLMFIVSSVIGALISYILLIIMKRRGLIDKYIKNK
- a CDS encoding RicAFT regulatory complex protein RicA family protein encodes the protein MYNKKQILNQTDVLAQRIGELEVVKDYQKVEQQIHKNKMIESKMNHLKAQQKQSVNFQNYGKEVAFQQSENDIKHLEGEINELPIVEEFRAVQYDANELLQMMIKTMEDRLNEYHRKNYNE